The following proteins come from a genomic window of Populus nigra chromosome 6, ddPopNigr1.1, whole genome shotgun sequence:
- the LOC133697561 gene encoding probable pectinesterase/pectinesterase inhibitor 25, producing the protein MQRPSSFFILLFAFLSIFSPLLISSQSPPPPNSPSNACKSTLYPKLCRSILTTFPSSSNPYEYSKFSVKQCLKQAKRLSKVIDYHLTHEKQLSKMTHEEFGALQDCHEFMELNVDYFETISSELVAAESMSDVLVERVTSLLSGVVTNQQTCYDGLVQSKSSIAGALSVPLSNVTQLYSVSLALVTHSLEKNLKKNKRRKGSPQGTVTRGVREPLETLIKALRKTSSCHESRNCHRGERILSDDAGDDGILINDTVIVSPYGTDNFTTIGDAIAFAPNNSKPEGGYFVIFVREGIYEEYVVVPKNKKNIVLIGEGINRTVITGNHSVIDGWTTFNSSTFAVSGERFVGIDITFRNTAGPEKHQAVALRNNADLSTFYRCSFEAYQDTLYVHSLRQFYRECDVYGTVDFIFGNAAAVFQNCNLYARKPMLNQKNAFTAQGRTDPNQNTGISIHNCTIEAAPDLAMDRNSTDSNLTLNFLGRPWKEYSRTVIMQSYIGELIQPVGWLEWNGTVGLDTIYYGEFQNYGPGANTSRRVQWPGFNLMNATQAVNFTVYNFTMGDTWLPYTDVPFSGGLV; encoded by the exons atgcaacgcCCATCATCATTCTTCATTCTCCTCTTTGCCTTTCTTTCGATCTTTTCACCTTTGTTGATCTCCTCTCAATCTCCACCACCGCCAAATTCACCTTCCAATGCATGCAAATCAACCCTTTATCCTAAGCTTTGCCGTTCAATCTTGACAACCTTTCCTTCATCTTCCAACCCTTACGAGTACAGCAAGTTTTCAGTCAAACAATGCCTTAAACAAGCAAAAAGACTGTCTAAAGTCATCGACTATCACTTAACACACGAAAAACAACTTTCCAAAATGACCCATGAAGAGTTTGGTGCGTTGCAGGATTGCCATGAGTTCATGGAACTCAATGTGGACTACTTTGAGACCATATCTAGCGAGCTGGTAGCAGCCGAGTCAATGAGTGATGTGTTGGTTGAGAGAGTCACGAGTCTGCTCAGTGGGGTAGTGACCAATCAACAAACTTGCTATGATGGGCTGGTTCAGTCCAAGAGTAGCATTGCCGGTGCTCTGTCCGTGCCTCTCTCCAATGTTACTCAATTGTACAGTGTGTCTCTAGCTCTGGTCACACATTCGTTGGagaagaatttgaagaagaacaAGAGGAGAAAAGGGTCTCCTCAAGGAACCGTGACAAGGGGGGTTCGTGAACCGCTTGAGACTCTTATCAAG GCTttaaggaaaacatcgtcctgCCATGAATCTCGCAATTGCCACAGGGGAGAACGCATCCTTTCTGATGATGCGGGGGACGATGGGATTCTTATAAATGATACGGTGATTGTTAGCCCTTACGGTACTGACAACTTCACAACCATTGGAGATGCCATTGCCTTTGCTCCAAATAACTCAAAACCTGAAGGTGGCTACTTCGTAATATTTGTTAGAGAAGGGATTTATGAGGAGTATGTTGTTGTTcctaaaaataagaagaatataGTGCTGATTGGAGAAGGAATAAATCGGACCGTCATAACGGGAAACCATAGTGTCATTGATGGCTGGACAACCTTTAATTCTTCGACTTTCG CTGTTTCTGGGGAGCGATTTGTTGGAATAGACATTACGTTCAGGAACACGGCAGGCCCTGAGAAGCACCAAGCAGTAGCTCTGAGGAACAATGCTGACCTCTCCACATTTTATCGGTGCAGCTTTGAAGCCTATCAGGATACTCTTTATGTGCATTCCTTGAGGCAATTCTACAGGGAATGTGATGTATACGGAACTGTAGATTTCATTTTCGGAAATGCTGCCGCTGTTTTTCAGAACTGCAATTTATATGCTCGCAAGCCAATGCTTAACCAGAAGAATGCCTTCACTGCGCAAGGTCGTACTGATCCAAACCAAAATACTGGCATCTCCATTCACAATTGCACGATTGAAGCTGCACCTGATTTGGCTATGGACAGGAACTCGACGGACAGTAACTTGACTTTGAACTTTTTGGGGCGACCTTGGAAGGAGTACTCTAGAACTGTAATCATGCAATCGTACATCGGAGAACTGATTCAGCCGGTTGGATGGCTAGAATGGAACGGAACTGTTGGATTAGACACCATTTACTATGGTGAGTTTCAGAATTATGGGCCTGGTGCAAACACTAGCAGGAGAGTGCAATGGCCTGGTTTTAATCTGATGAATGCTACACAAGCTGTGAATTTTACCGTCTACAATTTCACAATGGGGGATACTTGGTTGCCTTACACTGACGTTCCCTTCTCTGGAGGACTAGTTTGA
- the LOC133697562 gene encoding putative pectinesterase/pectinesterase inhibitor 24, giving the protein MSSLKAYGKLDEAEQARLEARRRTRKRITIISLSSILLVAIVVAAVVGTHASSGNSKKGGADKSLSTSVKAVCDVTLYKDSCYNSLAPVAKPDQLQPEELFKLAIQVAKNELSKASQHFSKDGGVLYNGVKDNMTITALENCQELLSLALDHLDNSLEAGHGVNVIDIVDDLRSWLSTSGTCYQTCIDGLSETKLEATAHDYLKNSSELTSNSLAIITWISKVASSVNIHRRLMNYEDQEMPKWLHPEDRKLLQSSDLKKKADVVVAKDGSGKYKRISDALKNVPEKSKKRYVIYVKKGIYFENVRVEKKQWNVMMIGDGMKETIVSASLNVVDGTPTFSTATFAVFGKGFIARDMGFRNTAGAIKHQAVALMSNADMSAFYRCSMDAFQDTLYAHANRQFYRECNIYGTVDFIFGNSAVVIQSSSILPRKPMQGQQNTITAQGKIDPNQNTGISIQNCTIWPYGDLSSVKTFLGRPWKNYSTTVFMRSMMGSLIDPAGWLPWTGNTAPPTIFYSEFENFGPGASTKNRVKWKGLKTITNKQASKFTVKAFIHGEEWLTGTGISYKPGL; this is encoded by the exons ATGTCTTCTCTCAAAGCCTACGGAAAACTTGACGAGGCTGAGCAAGCACGGCTCGAGGCTCGTCGAAGAACCCGGAAAAGAATCACCATCATAAGCCTTTCTTCAATACTTCTTGTTGccattgttgttgctgctgtggTGGGGACTCACGCTTCTAGTGGAAACTCAAAGAAGGGTGGAGCTGATAAGTCACTTTCTACATCAGTGAAAGCTGTTTGTGATGTCACATTGTACAAGGATTCTTGTTACAATAGCCTTGCTCCTGTGGCTAAACCAGACCAGCTTCAACCTGAGGAGCTTTTCAAATTGGCAATCCAAGTGGCCAAGAATGAATTATCAAAAGCTTCTCAGCATTTCTCCAAGGATGGAGGGGTGCTTTACAATGGTGTCAAGGATAATATGACAATTACAGCCTTGGAAAATTGCCAAGAACTTTTGAGTTTGGCATTGGACCATCTTGATAACTCATTGGAAGCGGGTCATGGTGTCAATGTGATTGATATTGTGGATGATCTAAGAAGTTGGCTAAGTACTTCGGGTACTTGCTATCAAACATGCATTGATGGCCTTTCGGAGACGAAATTAGAGGCTACTGCTCATGATTATCTCAAGAATTCAAGTGAATTGACTAGCAATAGCTTGGCAATTATCACTTGGATTTCCAAGGTTGCAAGCTCAGTGAACATCCATAGGCGCTTAATGAATTACGAAGACCAAGAGATGCCAAAGTGGCTGCATCCAGAAGATCGTAAACTACTTCAAAGTTCAGATTTGAAGAAGAAGGCTGATGTTGTTGTGGCTAAAGATGGGTCTGGAAAGTACAAAAGAATCAGCGATGCCCTAAAAAATGTTCCTGAAAAAAGCAAGAAGAGGTATGTGATCTATGTGAAGAAAGGAATTTATTTCGAAAATGTTCGTGTCGAGAAGAAGCAATGGAATGTCATGATGATTGGTGATGGAATGAAGGAAACAATTGTATCGGCAAGCCTGAACGTTGTGGATGGAACTCCTACATTCTCAACTGCAACATTTG CTGTGTTTGGGAAGGGATTCATTGCTAGAGATATGGGTTTCCGTAACACAGCTGGTGCAATCAAGCATCAGGCAGTTGCCTTGATGTCAAATGCTGATATGTCGGCCTTTTACAGATGCAGCATGGATGCTTTTCAGGACACTCTCTACGCACACGCCAATCGGCAATTCTACCGCGAATGCAACATATATGGAACAGTTGATTTCATCTTTGGAAATTCAGCTGTTGTCATCCAAAGCAGCAGCATACTACCCAGGAAACCTATGCAAGGCCAACAGAACACCATCACTGCACAAGGCAAGATTGACCCTAATCAAAATACTGGAATTTCAATTCAGAACTGTACCATTTGGCCTTACGGCGACTTGAGCTCTGTCAAAACTTTCCTTGGCCGTCCTTGGAAGAATTACTCAACAACTGTATTCATGCGTTCTATGATGGGGAGCTTGATCGACCCTGCTGGATGGTTGCCATGGACAGGAAATACAGCACCTCCTACCATTTTCTATTCTGAATTTGAGAATTTCGGGCCTGGTGCTTCAACAAAGAACAGAGTTAAATGGAAGGGCTTGAAAACCATCACCAATAAACAAGCTAGTAAATTTACAGTGAAGGCATTCATACATGGAGAAGAGTGGCTCACAGGCACTGGTATTAGCTACAAACCTGGTCTCTGA